A DNA window from Carassius gibelio isolate Cgi1373 ecotype wild population from Czech Republic chromosome A6, carGib1.2-hapl.c, whole genome shotgun sequence contains the following coding sequences:
- the LOC128015173 gene encoding odorant receptor 131-2-like, translating to MNSTMLQYSAQDRFMEAFVRNVIFVLFGIIINFINGVFVFTFFRSSIFYSDPRYILYIHLVINDMLMVFFSVTLSVMAYAWPKVPFSFCVILLIITATTNNNTPLTLAGMAVERYIAICKPLHHHQICTVRRTYILIYLIWGVSVLPGLTDLIVIVVARPLAVFTTATLCSSTNVYNTPYHEELRKVINGIYSSVVWVIIVFTYCRVLIAARRASADKSSAKKAQSTILLHGAQLLFCMLSYITAVIDKISAQLPIDDRKKVTIPNYFVTNLLPRLLTPLIYGVRDKLFCNHMKRIFACKILLVKVESTKQ from the coding sequence ATGAACTCTACAATGCTTCAATACAGCGCCCAAGACAGATTTATGGAAGCTTTTGTCAGAAATGTCATCTTCGTTCTCTTTGGGATCATAATTAACTTCATCAATGGAgtgtttgtgtttacattttttaggAGTTCAATTTTCTACAGTGATCcaagatatatattatatattcacttgGTTATCAATGATATGCTTATGGTTTTTTTCAGTGTCACTCTTTCTGTGATGGCTTATGCATGGCCGAAGGTTCCTTTCTCGTTCTGTGTCATTCTGCTAATAATAACTGCTACTACTAATAACAACACTCCTCTGACTTTGGCCGGTATGGCCGTTGAGCGTTACATTGCCATCTGCAAACCACTGCATCACCATCAGATCTGCACAGTTCGCAGGACATATATCCTCATCTATCTGATTTGGGGTGTCAGCGTTTTACCTGGACTGACTGACTTGATTGTCATAGTAGTTGCTCGTCCTTTAGCTGTCTTTACTACTGCTACTCTCTGTAGTTCAACAAATGTGTATAACACACCATACCATGAAGAACTGAGAAAAGTTATAAATGGCATATACTCCTCTGTTGTGTGGGTAATTATTGTATTCACATATTGTCGAGTGCTGATTGCGGCCAGAAGAGCCTCCGCTGATAAATCCTCTGCAAAAAAGGCCCAAAGCACCATCCTGTTACATGGAGCTCAGCTTCTGTTCTGTATGTTGTCCTACATTACTGCTGTCATAGACAAGATTTCTGCTCAACTTCCAATAGATGATCGGAAAAAAGTGACCattcctaattattttgtaaCAAACTTATTGCCGCGACTGCTTACTCCCCTGATTTACGGTGTTAGAGATAAACTTTTTTGCAATCACATGAAAAGGATTTTTGCATGTAAAATACTTCTTGTAAAGGTTGAATCAACTAAACAGTGa
- the LOC128015175 gene encoding odorant receptor 131-2-like, whose translation MNSTTWIVDSYEEALVKNIVIVSLGLIINFINGMLVVTFFSNPMFSRDSRYILYIHLVINDMFMIFISMSLYVLTYASHVANASLCYTLVFLGSATFMITPLNLAGMAIERFIAICKPLHHSQICTPRRTHIFICLIWVIGAIPSLADIIILLFVEPISLFRSTVLCYTYILFPSKHHKDRITASQVICMSFVWIILIYTYCRVLFTARKAVSKGSANKARSTILLHGVQLLLCMLSYITPVMDIFVIPFFPAHRTKITFFNYLMTNIMPRLLSPLIYGVRDQKFLKQMNEYFTCKVIILKIMPS comes from the coding sequence ATGAACTCGACGACCTGGATTGTGGATAGTTACGAAGAAGCTCTTGTCAAAAACATTGTGATCGTTTCTCTTGGTCTTATCATTAACTTCATTAACGGAATGCTAGTGGTGACTTTCTTCTCCAATCCAATGTTTTCAAGAGACTCcagatacattttatacattcacCTGGTAATCAATGACATGTTCATGATATTCATATCAATGAGTTTATATGTGTTGACCTATGCATCCCATGTTGCAAATGCATCATTGTGTTACACATTGGTTTTTCTTGGTTCAGCCACTTTTATGATCACTCCATTGAATCTGGCTGGTATGGCAATAGAGCGTTTCATTGCTATTTGTAAACCACTGCATCACTCTCAGATTTGCACACCACGAAGAACCCATATCTTTATATGTTTGATTTGGGTTATAGGCGCTATACCTTCTCTAGCAGATATCATTATTTTACTCTTCGTCGAGCCCATATCTCTCTTCAGGTCTACTGTGCTTTGCTACACATATATTTTGTTCCCGTCAAAACACCACAAGGATCGCATCACTGCTTCACAAGTCATctgtatgtcatttgtgtggataATTCTCATTTATACTTATTGCAGAGTCCTGTTCACTGCCAGAAAGGCTGTTTCAAAGGGTTCAGCAAATAAGGCTCGGAGTACGATATTGTTGCATGGTGTCCAGTTACTTCTTTGTATGCTTTCCTATATCACTCCTGTTATGGATATATTTGTCATTCCTTTTTTTCCTGCTCACAGAACAAAGATCACTTTCTTTAATTATCTAATGACGAATATCATGCCAAGATTATTGAGTCCTTTGATATATGGGGTCCGAGACCAGAAGTTTCTCAAACAAATGAACGAATACTTTACATGTAaagttataattttaaaaataatgccatcatga
- the LOC128015174 gene encoding odorant receptor 131-2-like produces MNSTTWIVDSYEEALAKNIVIVSLGLIINFINGMLVVTFFSNPMFSRDSRYILYIHLVITDMLMIFISVTLYVLTYASPLVNVSLCCVFIFLGTTTFMITPLNLAGMAIERFIAICKPLHHSQICTPQRTYIFICLLWVIGAVRFIADVIISLLTQPVSFFRSFIPCYPNYLFPSKSNQDNTTASQVICMSFVWIILIYTYCKVLFTARKAVSKGSANKARSTILLHGVQLLLCMLSYITPFMFIISTPFFRLHQTKITFCIYLLTNILPRLLSPLIYGIRDQKFVKQLKEYFTCNFVIVKIMPS; encoded by the coding sequence ATGAACTCGACGACCTGGATTGTGGATAGTTATGAAGAAGCTCTTGCTAAAAACATTGTGATCGTTTCTCTTGGTCTTATCATTAACTTCATTAACGGAATGCTAGTGGTGACTTTCTTCTCCAATCCAATGTTTTCAAGAGACTCcagatacattttatacattcacCTGGTAATCACTGACATGCTCATGATATTCATATCAGTGACTTTATATGTGTTGACGTATGCTTCACCACTTGTGAATGTATCATTGTgctgtgtatttatttttctgggTACAACCACTTTTATGATCACTCCATTGAATCTGGCTGGTATGGCAATAGAGCGTTTCATTGCTATCTGTAAACCACTGCATCACTCTCAGATTTGCACACCACAAAGGACCTACATCTTTATATGTTTGCTATGGGTCATAGGGGCTGTACGTTTTATAGCAGATGTCATTATTTCACTTTTAACCCAACCCGTATCTTTCTTCAGATCATTTATACCTTGCTACCCAAATTATTTGTTCCCTTCCAAGAGCAATCAGGACAATACCACTGCTTCACAAGTCATctgtatgtcatttgtgtggataATTCTCATTTATACTTATTGCAAAGTCCTGTTCACTGCCAGAAAGGCTGTTTCAAAGGGTTCAGCAAATAAGGCTCGGAGTACGATACTGTTGCATGGTGTCCAGTTACTTCTTTGTATGCTTTCCTATATCACTCCTTTTATGTTTATAATTAGTACTCCTTTTTTCCGTCTTCACCAAACTAAGATCACTTTCTGTATTTATCTGTTAACTAATATTTTGCCAAGATTGCTAAGTCCTTTGATATATGGGATCCGAGACCAGAAGTTTGTGAAACAACTAAAGGAATACTTTACCTGTAACTTTGTTATTGTAAAGATAATGCCATCGTAa